The Roseimicrobium gellanilyticum genomic sequence TCTGTTCATGGTGATGGCCACCGATGCTGACATCTGTCTTGATGTAGGCGGTGCCACAATCGCGAGATACCTTGAAGCACGCATTGTCTGAGCACAGGGTCACGGACTGCACGGCTTCGTTGCCGCTGCTTTCCGTGAGCTGCACCTCGATCACCTGGCCCTCAGGCTGCTGGAGGCGGATGCTGCCATTCTCCGCGCCCAGGGTGCATTTCAGGCGCACGCCCAGCCACGCGACAAGGAGCAGCGCGCTGATGCGCTGGCCGGGACAGTGGCTGACTTCCATTTTCTTCAGCTTCGGAAGCTCTGCGAGCGCGGTCGCGTCTGAGAAGCAGGAGGCAATGGCCGTGCGGAAGAGGTGCGAGCGCAGCCAGCTCAGGTCATACACGCGGAACTTTGAGGTCTTCTCCGTCAGTGCCGTGTGCAGGATGGCCATGTCACGAGCGGGGTCGCTCCAGGTCGCGCTGTCAAAGAACAGCAGGTCCATCACGCTGTAGAAGCGCTCGTTGAAGTTCGAACTCAGCTCACCCTGCCACCAGCAGAAGAGGGGAAGGTCGGAATCCAGGTGTGC encodes the following:
- a CDS encoding glucose-6-phosphate dehydrogenase assembly protein OpcA; its protein translation is MSIALDTSTLGQEVPLGRVDKALKELWGQDEARTKASLMNFAIYSEDPESLDDNTRRLEEITLEHACRGLLILVLPSDGEPKARAWVTAHCQLHEGHKSVCSEQVSFVLEGGNMNQVRNIVFAHLDSDLPLFCWWQGELSSNFNERFYSVMDLLFFDSATWSDPARDMAILHTALTEKTSKFRVYDLSWLRSHLFRTAIASCFSDATALAELPKLKKMEVSHCPGQRISALLLVAWLGVRLKCTLGAENGSIRLQQPEGQVIEVQLTESSGNEAVQSVTLCSDNACFKVSRDCGTAYIKTDVSIGGHHHEQMLPADLVTDVELITEQLSRLGGQSLYVQMIPMLRGLLG